Proteins found in one Labrenzia sp. VG12 genomic segment:
- a CDS encoding mannose-1-phosphate guanylyltransferase/mannose-6-phosphate isomerase, translated as MIFPCILSGGVGSRLWPLSRTDRPKQFLPLFGGESLFQKTCRRIDRPEFAAPIVIGSNGHRFLIGEQLAELGKEAQLILLEPVGRNTAPPALMAAMIAAEEDPEALVLLLPSDHLVGKEDVFLAAVNEAVPSAQRGQIVTFGIQPTEPNTGYGYIRVAPGSDPVRPVEAFVEKPDAERAEAFLKDGSYVWNAGIFLFSAKTMIEAFKELQPALYSDIVDVMATRHGDLDFTRLNEEAFAGLDNISIDYAIMEKADNVSCAPVSPDWDDLGSWSAIWTVLDKDPEGNSALGDARFLNSSDCLAYVDRGLVSVIGLKDVMVIATTDSVLVAHKDSAQDVKTVVEQLKAEGRDEVDHHPRVYKPWGYTERINSGDRFAVQSMMIKPGKRLSLQSHLHRAEHWVVVSGTVEITINGKTSLLTENQSAYVPLGAQHTLHNPGKIPVRMIEIQSGTYLAEDDILRHTDSSQKT; from the coding sequence ATGATTTTTCCATGTATTCTGTCCGGTGGTGTCGGCTCGCGTCTGTGGCCACTGTCTCGCACTGATCGACCCAAGCAGTTTCTTCCTCTCTTCGGCGGGGAAAGCCTGTTTCAAAAGACCTGCCGCCGGATCGACCGGCCGGAATTTGCCGCTCCGATCGTGATCGGCAGCAACGGCCACAGGTTCCTGATCGGCGAGCAGCTTGCCGAGCTCGGCAAAGAGGCGCAGCTGATTCTGCTCGAACCGGTCGGCCGCAACACCGCCCCGCCGGCCCTCATGGCCGCGATGATTGCGGCGGAAGAGGACCCGGAGGCGCTTGTCCTTCTGCTGCCTTCGGATCATCTGGTCGGAAAGGAAGACGTGTTCCTGGCGGCGGTCAACGAGGCGGTGCCGTCGGCGCAGCGCGGCCAGATCGTGACCTTTGGCATTCAACCAACCGAACCCAACACCGGCTACGGCTATATCCGGGTCGCCCCCGGCAGCGATCCGGTGCGCCCGGTCGAGGCCTTCGTCGAGAAACCGGATGCGGAACGGGCCGAAGCGTTTCTGAAAGACGGCAGCTATGTCTGGAACGCCGGTATCTTTCTATTCTCGGCAAAGACCATGATCGAGGCGTTCAAGGAACTCCAGCCGGCGCTCTACAGCGATATTGTTGACGTGATGGCGACGCGTCACGGCGATCTGGATTTTACAAGGCTCAATGAAGAAGCTTTTGCAGGCCTCGACAACATTTCCATCGACTATGCGATCATGGAAAAGGCGGACAACGTTTCCTGTGCTCCCGTGTCGCCGGACTGGGACGATCTCGGCTCCTGGTCAGCCATCTGGACCGTTCTCGACAAGGACCCGGAAGGCAACAGCGCCCTGGGCGACGCCCGGTTTCTGAACAGCTCCGATTGCCTTGCCTATGTGGACCGGGGTCTGGTGTCGGTGATCGGCCTGAAGGATGTCATGGTGATCGCAACCACGGACAGCGTTCTGGTTGCCCACAAGGACAGTGCCCAGGACGTCAAGACGGTGGTCGAGCAACTGAAGGCAGAAGGCCGTGACGAGGTTGACCACCATCCGCGTGTCTACAAGCCCTGGGGGTACACCGAACGGATCAACTCCGGCGACCGGTTCGCCGTGCAATCCATGATGATCAAGCCCGGCAAGCGACTCAGCCTGCAAAGCCATCTGCATCGCGCGGAACACTGGGTCGTTGTGTCCGGCACGGTCGAGATCACGATCAATGGCAAGACGTCGCTCCTGACGGAAAACCAGTCGGCCTACGTGCCGCTTGGCGCCCAACACACATTGCACAATCCGGGCAAGATCCCGGTGCGCATGATCGAGATCCAGTCAGGCACGTATCTTGCCGAGGACGACATTCTCCGTCACACGGACTCATCACAAAAAACATAG
- the pcaF gene encoding 3-oxoadipyl-CoA thiolase: MHHVYICDFVRTPIGRYGGKLSSVRTDDLGAIPVAALMERNPDTDWALVDDVFFGCANQAGEDNRNVARMSSLLAGLPETVPGLTLNRLCGSGMDAVMTAARAIKSGEIDLAIAGGVESMSRAPFVMPKAETGFSRNAEIYDTTIGWRFVNPLLKNQYGIDSMPETAENVAEDFSISRADQDAFALRSQQRAVRAQENGRLAEEIVPVMIPQRKGDPILVDKDEHPRAGTTLEQLAGLKTPFRENGSVTAGNASGVNDGAAALLIASEAAVQKHNLTPVARIVGGATAGVPPRIMGIGPAPATRKLCAQYGLSPSEFDVIELNEAFAAQAVAVMRDLGLPEDADFVNPNGGAIALGHPLGMSGARITGSAALELKKRGGKLALASMCIGVGQGIAIALASV; encoded by the coding sequence ATGCATCACGTCTACATCTGCGATTTTGTCCGCACCCCGATCGGACGCTATGGCGGCAAACTCTCCTCCGTCCGGACAGACGATCTTGGCGCCATTCCCGTGGCCGCACTGATGGAACGCAACCCGGACACCGACTGGGCGCTGGTCGACGACGTCTTTTTCGGCTGCGCGAACCAGGCGGGTGAAGACAATCGAAACGTGGCCCGCATGTCCTCGCTGCTCGCCGGGCTGCCTGAAACGGTGCCGGGGCTGACCCTGAACCGGTTGTGCGGATCGGGCATGGATGCCGTCATGACCGCGGCCCGGGCCATCAAGAGCGGCGAGATCGACCTGGCGATCGCAGGCGGTGTGGAGAGCATGTCCCGCGCGCCGTTTGTCATGCCGAAGGCGGAGACCGGCTTCTCCCGCAACGCGGAGATTTACGACACGACCATTGGCTGGCGCTTTGTAAACCCGCTCCTGAAAAATCAATACGGCATCGATTCCATGCCGGAAACGGCGGAAAACGTCGCGGAAGACTTCTCCATTTCGCGCGCCGACCAGGACGCCTTTGCTCTGCGCAGCCAGCAACGTGCGGTCAGGGCCCAGGAAAACGGCCGGTTGGCCGAAGAAATCGTGCCGGTGATGATCCCGCAGCGCAAGGGCGACCCGATCCTGGTCGACAAGGACGAGCACCCGCGGGCCGGCACCACGCTGGAACAGCTTGCCGGTCTGAAAACGCCATTCAGGGAGAACGGCTCCGTCACGGCAGGCAACGCATCTGGCGTCAATGATGGCGCCGCCGCCTTGCTGATCGCCTCCGAAGCCGCCGTTCAAAAACACAATCTGACACCGGTCGCCCGCATTGTCGGCGGCGCAACGGCCGGCGTCCCGCCGCGGATCATGGGCATCGGCCCTGCCCCGGCCACCCGGAAGCTCTGCGCGCAGTATGGCCTGTCACCGTCGGAATTCGACGTCATCGAGCTCAACGAGGCATTCGCGGCCCAGGCCGTCGCCGTCATGCGCGATCTCGGCCTTCCCGAAGACGCAGATTTCGTCAATCCCAATGGCGGAGCCATTGCGCTCGGCCACCCGCTTGGCATGTCGGGTGCAAGGATTACGGGATCGGCTGCGCTGGAGCTGAAAAAACGCGGCGGCAAACTGGCGCTCGCGTCCATGTGCATTGGTGTCGGCCAGGGCATCGCAATCGCGCTGGCGTCCGTCTAG
- a CDS encoding metal ABC transporter ATP-binding protein: MTKKHSGLVRLDRAGIRKNGKWLVRGVDLTVSAGEIVTLIGPNGSGKSTTAKMALGILKPSEGRAERRPGLKIGYVPQKLAIDWTLPLTVARFMRLTNPLSDAACRAALAQTGAVHHLGSEMRTLSGGEMQRVMLARAIARHPDLLVLDEPVQGVDYSGEIAIYDLISEIRTTLGCGILMISHDLHVVMAAADQVICLNGHVCCRGTPSDVSQDDSYHALFGARGNAALAVYEHHHDHVHLPDGNVRHADGSICGSCSGEHHDHHSAAEPEAQTVKGGLRDAG; encoded by the coding sequence ATGACCAAAAAGCATTCTGGACTGGTTCGGCTTGACCGCGCCGGTATTCGGAAAAACGGAAAATGGCTGGTGCGGGGCGTCGACCTGACTGTTTCAGCCGGTGAGATTGTCACGCTCATCGGACCGAACGGGTCGGGCAAGTCGACGACGGCGAAAATGGCCCTGGGGATACTCAAGCCCAGCGAGGGACGGGCTGAAAGGCGACCGGGTCTCAAGATCGGCTATGTGCCGCAGAAACTTGCCATCGACTGGACCTTGCCCTTGACGGTCGCCAGGTTCATGCGCCTTACAAATCCGCTGAGCGATGCCGCCTGCCGGGCTGCGCTGGCCCAGACCGGTGCGGTGCATCATCTGGGGTCGGAAATGCGCACCTTGTCCGGCGGAGAAATGCAACGGGTGATGCTCGCGCGGGCGATTGCCCGCCATCCGGACCTGCTGGTCCTGGATGAGCCGGTGCAGGGGGTCGACTATTCCGGCGAGATCGCGATCTATGACCTGATCAGCGAGATCCGCACAACGCTCGGCTGCGGCATCCTGATGATTTCCCACGATCTCCACGTGGTGATGGCAGCCGCCGATCAGGTGATCTGCCTGAACGGGCATGTCTGCTGCCGCGGAACGCCGTCCGATGTGAGCCAGGATGACAGCTACCATGCCTTGTTCGGTGCTCGCGGCAATGCGGCGCTCGCGGTTTACGAACACCATCACGACCACGTCCACCTACCGGATGGAAATGTCCGTCACGCGGACGGATCCATCTGCGGGTCCTGTTCAGGTGAGCATCATGACCATCACTCTGCTGCGGAACCAGAAGCACAGACCGTGAAAGGCGGGTTGCGCGATGCTGGATGA